A genome region from Frankineae bacterium MT45 includes the following:
- a CDS encoding Cysteine dioxygenase type I, with protein MIDADSLSDAVSDYVPAQTALRLNAGGHEVTLQALPGRDLDRHELLELAGSVAATPELWRQHVAYSDGERHYVSLYRDAHVDVWVLCWTPSNDTGWHDHDISSGAVAVVEGCLVEHNMAVGVPSLATDVPAGQIFCFGPEHIHRLVGRDEGSVSIHAYSPPLWRLGQYTVSRTGVLRRRSVSYADELRPLDDMVV; from the coding sequence GTGATCGACGCCGACAGCCTCTCTGACGCCGTCTCCGACTACGTGCCGGCCCAGACCGCGCTGCGGCTCAACGCCGGCGGTCACGAGGTCACCCTGCAGGCGCTCCCCGGACGAGACCTCGACCGCCACGAGCTGCTGGAGCTCGCCGGTTCGGTGGCCGCCACGCCCGAACTGTGGCGCCAGCACGTCGCCTACTCCGATGGCGAGCGGCACTACGTCTCGCTCTACCGCGACGCGCACGTCGACGTCTGGGTGCTCTGCTGGACCCCGAGCAACGACACCGGCTGGCACGACCACGACATCTCCTCGGGAGCGGTGGCGGTGGTCGAGGGGTGCCTCGTCGAGCACAACATGGCCGTCGGGGTTCCGAGCCTCGCCACGGACGTACCGGCCGGCCAGATCTTCTGCTTCGGTCCCGAACACATCCACCGTCTCGTCGGACGGGACGAGGGCAGCGTCTCGATCCATGCGTACTCGCCACCGTTGTGGCGCCTCGGACAGTACACGGTGAGCCGCACTGGAGTGCTGCGGCGCAGGTCGGTCTCCTATGCCGACGAGTTGCGCCCGCTGGACGACATGGTCGTCTGA
- a CDS encoding Predicted metal-dependent hydrolase, TIM-barrel fold codes for MSPLPGRIDVHQHLWPAALVDALRARSEPPFLDGWTLQLAGEAPFPVNPAHHDVPTRAAAEAGAERVLLSLSAGLGIHDLKPEEASPLLEAWHEGVAELPAPFGAWAATTYADPDLDLLARRLAGERFVGLEVSANWLATPALLQQLLPTLEVCQAANRPVLVHPGPVSGEHGPTEQAWWAPVVNYTAQLQSAWWAWAAVGRSLLPTLRVCFVACAGLAPAHQERYLARGGTGLTVDPDAFVDSSSYGPQGLDAVIRALGVDVIVFGSDRPYAEPVELPEAFGGDAVRHAINVANPRRLLAGGSP; via the coding sequence GTGAGTCCGCTGCCAGGGCGCATCGACGTGCACCAGCATCTCTGGCCGGCTGCCCTCGTCGACGCGCTCCGTGCCCGCAGTGAACCACCCTTTCTCGACGGGTGGACGCTGCAGCTGGCCGGTGAGGCGCCCTTCCCGGTGAACCCGGCCCACCACGACGTACCCACCCGGGCCGCGGCCGAGGCCGGTGCCGAGCGCGTGCTCCTCTCCCTCTCGGCCGGCCTGGGCATTCACGACCTGAAGCCGGAGGAGGCCAGCCCGCTGTTGGAGGCCTGGCACGAAGGCGTCGCCGAACTGCCGGCGCCCTTCGGGGCCTGGGCCGCCACCACCTACGCCGACCCCGACCTCGACCTGCTCGCCCGCCGCCTGGCCGGGGAGCGTTTCGTCGGCCTCGAGGTGTCGGCCAACTGGCTGGCCACCCCGGCCCTGCTACAGCAACTGCTCCCCACGCTCGAGGTGTGTCAAGCCGCCAACCGACCGGTGCTGGTCCATCCCGGGCCGGTCTCCGGTGAGCACGGCCCGACCGAGCAGGCCTGGTGGGCCCCAGTGGTGAACTACACGGCTCAGTTGCAGTCGGCCTGGTGGGCCTGGGCCGCCGTCGGCCGGAGCCTGCTGCCAACGCTGCGCGTCTGTTTCGTCGCCTGCGCCGGATTGGCGCCGGCCCACCAGGAGCGGTACCTGGCCCGCGGTGGCACCGGGCTGACCGTCGATCCGGACGCCTTCGTCGACAGCTCCTCCTACGGCCCGCAGGGTCTGGACGCGGTCATCCGGGCGCTCGGCGTCGACGTCATCGTCTTCGGCAGCGACCGCCCCTACGCCGAGCCGGTCGAGCTCCCCGAGGCCTTCGGGGGTGACGCGGTGCGGCACGCGATCAACGTCGCCAATCCCCGACGTCTGCTGGCCGGTGGATCACCGTGA
- a CDS encoding transcriptional regulator, LacI family, translated as MTEHRRRPTLRDIAADTGLSTAAVSYALRGLQVPEQTQARVRASAERLGYQVDPIARALSSGRTNNIGVLCGTLEDAWQQRVAAALGRALLEAGRQALIVDAANDPQREASLARQLVDQRVDGLISLPVDPRAAHWSSIADETVLVSIGDGLPGASTAAEVVFDNALAVTDALTRLADAGHRDVTVLTAASTSTPDRSAEAVVHEVAPTLSIRAVLRTAPHDLDGAAEVATSVLMGHRRPTAILCLADSIAYGVYLAAGNLGLSIPGDLSVMGYDDEPVSRVLTPPLSTYHWPVEELTTSVVERTLRAVDDGKRSRRKVISPVARVRGSIAAPPANPS; from the coding sequence ATGACCGAGCACCGGCGCCGGCCGACGCTACGCGACATCGCCGCCGACACTGGTCTCTCTACTGCTGCAGTCTCCTACGCATTGCGCGGGCTGCAAGTTCCGGAGCAGACGCAGGCCCGGGTGCGCGCGTCGGCCGAGCGGCTCGGATACCAGGTCGACCCGATCGCGCGGGCCCTCTCCTCCGGCCGCACCAACAACATCGGCGTTCTCTGCGGCACCCTCGAGGACGCGTGGCAGCAGCGGGTTGCGGCCGCGCTCGGACGGGCGCTGCTGGAGGCCGGGCGGCAGGCTCTGATCGTGGATGCGGCCAATGACCCGCAGCGCGAGGCGTCCCTGGCCCGTCAACTGGTCGATCAGCGCGTCGACGGCCTGATCAGCCTGCCGGTGGATCCGCGAGCGGCCCACTGGTCGAGCATCGCCGACGAGACGGTGCTGGTGAGCATCGGCGACGGGCTCCCCGGAGCGTCGACGGCGGCCGAGGTGGTCTTCGACAACGCCCTCGCGGTCACCGACGCGCTGACCCGCCTGGCCGACGCCGGACACCGAGACGTCACCGTGCTCACCGCGGCGAGCACCAGCACCCCCGATCGGTCGGCCGAGGCCGTCGTCCACGAAGTGGCGCCGACGCTCTCCATTCGGGCAGTACTGCGTACCGCACCGCATGACCTGGACGGCGCGGCCGAGGTGGCGACGTCGGTACTCATGGGCCACCGACGGCCGACCGCGATCCTCTGCCTGGCCGATTCGATCGCCTACGGCGTGTACCTCGCGGCCGGCAACCTCGGCTTGAGCATCCCCGGCGACCTGTCGGTGATGGGGTACGACGACGAGCCGGTGTCCCGCGTGCTCACCCCGCCGCTTTCGACCTACCACTGGCCGGTGGAGGAGCTCACCACCTCGGTCGTCGAGCGGACGCTGCGGGCCGTGGACGACGGGAAGCGCAGCCGGCGCAAGGTGATCTCGCCGGTGGCCCGGGTGCGCGGATCGATCGCCGCACCACCGGCCAACCCGAGCTGA
- a CDS encoding Secretory lipase, producing MARRASASSNGESMKIRSGRRLGALTAGLLVATAAAAGLISVGGSGAGADTAVTYPLPKDDPFYQSPPNLASYPNGAIIRSRVVNASVAFVGIKQSANSWQLAYRSNNSHNQPITAVTTILVPTAKYTGGAPTRPLVSYQAAEDSTGSQCAPSYTLETGSNILTGQEQSLMALALMKGFALAIPDYEGPDSGFLVGPQEAHITLDGIRAAQSFSTAGFSPKTPVGAWGYSGGGHATAWTAELQHSYAPDLKIAGIAFGGAPPNLANTVKSLDGGLFFGFVAGAMIGLSHEYPEWNMWGQLTPSGVATFKAADNSCIADFAPGFALKKVSDFTTDPNAFNQPQNQAMLAADSLGQNKPVSVIYDYYSQLDEAIPTADSVALVNKYCSEGVKVVAQPVLLSEHVTLAVTKTPDVLNFLDDRFSGKWLWGACN from the coding sequence ATGGCTCGCCGGGCGTCAGCGTCATCGAACGGGGAAAGCATGAAGATTCGCTCTGGACGCCGCCTCGGCGCACTCACGGCCGGCCTACTGGTGGCAACCGCGGCAGCCGCCGGCCTGATCTCCGTCGGTGGCAGTGGCGCCGGAGCGGATACCGCCGTGACCTACCCGCTCCCCAAGGACGACCCGTTCTACCAGTCGCCGCCCAACCTCGCGAGCTACCCGAACGGCGCCATCATCCGGTCGCGGGTGGTGAACGCGTCGGTCGCCTTCGTCGGAATCAAGCAGTCGGCCAACTCCTGGCAGCTGGCCTACCGCTCCAACAACTCGCACAACCAGCCGATCACCGCCGTCACGACCATCCTGGTGCCGACGGCCAAGTACACCGGCGGCGCGCCGACCCGCCCGCTCGTCTCCTACCAGGCGGCCGAGGACAGCACCGGCTCCCAGTGCGCCCCGTCGTACACGCTCGAGACCGGGAGCAACATCCTCACCGGACAGGAGCAGTCGCTGATGGCGCTGGCCCTGATGAAGGGCTTCGCGCTCGCCATCCCTGACTACGAGGGCCCCGACTCCGGCTTCCTGGTCGGCCCGCAGGAGGCGCACATCACCCTCGACGGGATCCGCGCCGCACAGAGCTTCTCGACCGCGGGCTTCTCGCCCAAGACGCCGGTCGGCGCCTGGGGCTACTCCGGCGGCGGCCACGCGACGGCCTGGACGGCCGAACTGCAGCACAGCTACGCGCCCGACCTGAAGATCGCCGGCATCGCCTTCGGCGGTGCACCGCCGAACCTGGCCAACACCGTCAAGTCCCTCGACGGCGGCCTCTTCTTCGGCTTCGTCGCCGGGGCCATGATCGGACTGAGCCACGAGTATCCGGAGTGGAACATGTGGGGGCAGCTCACCCCGTCCGGCGTCGCCACCTTCAAGGCGGCCGACAACTCCTGCATCGCCGACTTCGCTCCCGGCTTCGCCCTGAAGAAGGTCAGCGACTTCACCACCGACCCGAATGCCTTCAACCAACCGCAGAACCAGGCGATGCTGGCCGCGGACAGCCTGGGGCAGAACAAGCCGGTGTCCGTGATCTACGACTACTACTCCCAGCTGGATGAGGCCATCCCGACCGCCGACTCGGTTGCCCTGGTGAACAAGTACTGCAGTGAGGGCGTGAAGGTGGTCGCCCAGCCGGTGCTCCTCTCCGAGCACGTCACGCTGGCCGTCACCAAGACGCCGGACGTCCTCAACTTCCTGGACGACCGGTTCAGCGGCAAGTGGCTCTGGGGCGCCTGCAACTGA
- a CDS encoding Fe-S oxidoreductase: protein MLLRVIITLALTLATAIIAGRRILWLVKLIRSGKPAKGRGKDAAPRAVNDAEEVLAQKKLLKWSVPGLAHFFTFWGFLILNLTILEAYGALLISEDFKIPVIGDWQVLGFLEDFFGVAVLCGLATFAILRLRNAPARKQRDSRFYGSHTGPAWVILGMITLVVLTLFGLRGAQMNAGQFPYGESKWTFASYATAQLFGQGDYNEGLATFFLIAQIAVVMVFLVIVTYSKHLHIATAPINVYFKRLPKGLGPLLPVTDKDGDPIDFADPDSLDEDTVFGKGKIEDFTWKGYLDFATCTECGRCQSQCPAWNTGKPLSPKLVIMDLRDHLFAKAPYLIDGKTAPEGAEPAFSDEGHHGSHVPEAGYPRVEGTNVEQLMRPLVGDAASFGVIDPDVLWSCTTCGACVEQCPVDIEHIDHIVDMRRYQVLIESAFPSEAGVMLRKLESKGNPWGLAPKMREDWIKELDFEVKRANPGEKLGPEIEYLFWVGCAGSLEDRSKKVTKAFAELLNVAGVEFAVLGKEETCTGDSARRLGNEFLFQQLGQQNVEVLNSITRAEPLKIVATCPHCFNTIANEYPQIGGNYEVVHHTQLLAKLVDEGRLTPVEPVDKKVTYHDPCYLGRHNKVYTPPRDVLGAIPSLKSEEMHRCKDRGFCCGAGGARFWMEEKIGKRVNVERTEEALGLDPDLISTACPFCMVMLSDAVTAKKADGDARDDVQVLDVAQILQQSLTAPPAPPAAAPTPEPTPEPAPEPVS from the coding sequence GTGTTACTGCGCGTCATCATCACCCTCGCTCTGACTCTGGCTACCGCGATCATCGCCGGTCGCCGAATCCTGTGGCTGGTGAAGCTGATCCGCTCCGGCAAGCCGGCCAAGGGCCGGGGTAAGGACGCGGCCCCGCGGGCGGTGAACGACGCCGAAGAGGTGCTGGCCCAGAAGAAGCTGCTGAAGTGGTCGGTACCCGGCCTCGCGCACTTCTTCACCTTCTGGGGCTTCCTGATCCTCAACCTGACGATTCTCGAGGCCTACGGCGCGCTGCTCATCAGCGAGGACTTCAAGATCCCGGTGATCGGTGACTGGCAGGTCCTCGGCTTCCTGGAGGACTTCTTCGGCGTCGCTGTGCTCTGCGGCCTGGCCACCTTCGCCATCCTGCGGCTGCGCAACGCACCGGCCCGCAAGCAGCGTGACTCGCGCTTCTACGGCTCGCACACCGGTCCGGCCTGGGTCATTCTCGGCATGATCACGCTGGTCGTCCTCACTCTCTTCGGGCTGCGCGGCGCCCAGATGAACGCCGGTCAGTTCCCCTACGGTGAGTCGAAGTGGACCTTCGCCAGCTACGCCACCGCGCAGCTCTTCGGTCAGGGTGACTACAACGAGGGACTGGCCACCTTCTTCCTCATCGCCCAGATCGCCGTGGTCATGGTCTTCCTGGTCATCGTCACGTACTCCAAGCACCTGCACATCGCGACCGCGCCGATCAACGTCTACTTCAAGCGCCTGCCGAAGGGCCTCGGCCCGCTGCTGCCGGTCACCGACAAGGACGGCGACCCGATCGACTTCGCCGACCCGGACTCCCTCGACGAGGACACCGTCTTCGGTAAGGGAAAGATCGAGGACTTCACCTGGAAGGGCTACCTCGACTTCGCCACCTGCACCGAGTGTGGACGCTGCCAGTCCCAGTGCCCGGCCTGGAACACCGGCAAGCCGCTCTCGCCGAAGCTCGTCATCATGGACCTCCGTGACCACCTCTTCGCCAAGGCCCCGTACCTGATCGACGGCAAGACGGCCCCCGAGGGCGCGGAGCCGGCGTTCAGCGACGAGGGGCACCACGGCTCGCACGTCCCCGAGGCGGGGTACCCGCGCGTCGAGGGCACCAACGTCGAACAGCTGATGCGCCCACTCGTCGGCGATGCGGCCAGCTTCGGCGTCATCGACCCGGACGTCCTCTGGTCCTGCACCACCTGCGGCGCCTGCGTCGAGCAGTGCCCGGTGGACATCGAGCACATCGACCACATCGTCGACATGCGCCGCTACCAGGTGCTGATCGAGTCGGCCTTCCCGTCCGAGGCCGGCGTCATGCTGCGCAAGCTGGAGAGCAAGGGCAACCCGTGGGGCCTGGCCCCGAAGATGCGCGAAGACTGGATCAAGGAGCTCGACTTCGAGGTGAAGCGGGCGAACCCGGGCGAGAAGCTCGGCCCGGAGATCGAGTACCTCTTCTGGGTCGGCTGCGCCGGCTCCCTGGAAGACCGATCCAAGAAGGTCACCAAGGCGTTCGCCGAACTGCTCAATGTCGCCGGCGTCGAGTTCGCTGTACTCGGCAAGGAGGAGACCTGCACCGGTGACTCGGCCCGCCGTCTGGGTAACGAGTTCCTCTTCCAGCAGCTCGGCCAGCAGAACGTCGAGGTGCTCAACTCGATCACCCGCGCCGAGCCGCTGAAGATCGTCGCCACCTGCCCGCACTGCTTCAACACGATCGCCAACGAGTACCCGCAGATCGGCGGAAACTACGAGGTCGTCCACCACACCCAGCTGCTGGCCAAGCTGGTCGACGAGGGTCGGCTGACGCCGGTGGAGCCGGTCGACAAGAAGGTCACCTACCACGACCCCTGCTACCTCGGCCGGCACAACAAGGTCTACACGCCGCCGCGTGACGTCCTGGGCGCGATCCCGTCGCTGAAGTCCGAGGAGATGCACCGCTGCAAGGACCGCGGCTTCTGCTGTGGTGCCGGTGGAGCACGCTTCTGGATGGAGGAGAAGATCGGCAAGCGCGTCAACGTGGAGCGCACCGAGGAGGCCCTCGGCCTCGACCCCGACCTGATCTCAACCGCCTGCCCGTTCTGCATGGTCATGCTCTCGGACGCCGTCACCGCCAAGAAGGCCGACGGCGATGCGCGTGACGACGTGCAGGTGCTCGACGTCGCGCAGATCCTGCAGCAGTCCCTCACCGCACCGCCGGCCCCACCGGCGGCGGCTCCGACGCCCGAACCGACGCCGGAGCCTGCGCCCGAGCCCGTCTCCTGA
- a CDS encoding Polysaccharide pyruvyl transferase family protein WcaK, with protein sequence MGIKSRITSGRSQRRSERAAPENFGDLQSQLAYVLRGRARGGVRSIAIIGNYGNGNTGDEAILAGIAELLPAGTPLRVLAKEAARVPPLQQVERALVVDRQSKAGIKALLTSDVVAIGGGGMFGSGMPRLLHALPVVGLLLNCVGRDVIFVSLGAYPDMPKLSGRVLQSLASRSAAVTVRDPITAEFLQRRDTRRTNGLIIVADPAIALSPATPAQLRRALGDGWGRDPLRLVLSLKPSPSDGENRAQVEWAAAVLRDWLRRPGTSACLLSLSSQGDFGLGDSITDSTLAEQVRDLSGAGGAVPIIGPDLPPRVAKGVIATSGGVVGARLHALIFAQAVQVPAFGIIFELKTRQYAAEIGVGTCELPDQETAAITAWLDDVYSAAVATSPAELSAGPVNREAGAATV encoded by the coding sequence GTGGGCATCAAGTCGCGAATCACGAGTGGCCGGAGTCAGCGTCGCTCAGAGCGAGCCGCTCCCGAAAACTTCGGGGACCTCCAGTCGCAGTTGGCCTACGTCCTTCGCGGACGAGCTCGTGGTGGCGTGCGGAGTATCGCGATCATCGGGAACTACGGCAACGGCAACACCGGCGACGAGGCGATCCTGGCCGGCATCGCCGAGCTGCTGCCGGCCGGGACCCCGCTCCGGGTCCTGGCCAAGGAAGCCGCGCGAGTACCACCCCTCCAGCAGGTTGAGCGGGCGCTCGTCGTGGACCGGCAGTCGAAAGCGGGCATAAAGGCGCTCCTAACGTCGGACGTGGTGGCGATCGGCGGTGGCGGGATGTTCGGCTCCGGCATGCCGCGACTGCTCCATGCGCTGCCGGTCGTCGGTCTGCTCTTGAACTGCGTCGGGCGTGACGTGATCTTCGTGTCCCTCGGCGCGTACCCGGACATGCCGAAGTTGAGCGGCCGCGTGCTGCAGTCGCTGGCCTCGCGATCGGCGGCCGTCACCGTTCGCGATCCGATCACGGCCGAGTTCCTGCAGCGCAGAGACACCCGACGGACGAACGGGCTGATCATCGTGGCCGACCCCGCCATCGCGCTCTCCCCGGCCACCCCGGCGCAGCTGCGCCGGGCGCTCGGCGACGGGTGGGGCCGCGATCCTCTCCGGCTGGTGCTCTCGCTGAAGCCGTCACCCAGCGATGGTGAGAACCGGGCGCAGGTCGAGTGGGCGGCGGCGGTGCTCCGGGACTGGCTGCGCCGGCCGGGCACGTCGGCCTGCCTGCTCTCGCTCTCGTCGCAGGGTGACTTCGGGCTGGGTGATTCGATCACCGACAGCACGTTGGCTGAGCAGGTCCGCGACCTGAGCGGCGCCGGTGGGGCCGTGCCGATCATCGGACCGGATCTGCCACCCCGGGTCGCGAAGGGCGTCATCGCCACCTCGGGCGGTGTGGTCGGGGCCCGCCTGCACGCGCTGATCTTCGCGCAAGCCGTGCAGGTGCCGGCCTTCGGCATCATCTTCGAGTTGAAGACCCGCCAGTACGCCGCCGAGATCGGCGTCGGGACCTGCGAACTGCCCGATCAGGAGACGGCCGCCATCACGGCCTGGCTCGACGACGTCTACTCCGCCGCAGTGGCTACTAGCCCCGCTGAGCTCAGCGCCGGCCCCGTCAATCGCGAGGCCGGCGCCGCTACCGTGTGA
- a CDS encoding Glycosyltransferase involved in cell wall bisynthesis — MRRRRRPLRARPRVILSIFDHEQNPYYAGGGPTVIRRIAAELASDYDVTVVTAGNRRRVEVRDGIAYHFLPVLWSGPRAGQLLWALALPFVAIFSDFDLWVESFTPPVSSNCLPLVTRRPVLGVAQALSGRAMAQRYRTSLPVKIERRLLTTYRHIVVLNESDEAQVRLASPKTGVHLIRNTVEVPRELPVRGTQLHPYGLFLGRIDVYQKGIDLLFESYQLAGDAAFPLVIAGAGAASENRKLERLLANGPLGIRWVGRVAGDEKASLLRNAAYLVVSSREESFCLAALEAMSYGVPVIHFDLPQLAWIPKGCGIRVPSFDVEAMADSLKQLSGSAVLREELGAEARAFAVESSRGTSGAYRRLVAGLLAEPNTERRESAARPAPVRRWSR; from the coding sequence GTGAGGAGGCGGCGACGGCCGCTGCGGGCGCGGCCGCGGGTTATTCTCTCGATCTTTGACCACGAGCAGAATCCGTACTACGCCGGAGGCGGCCCGACCGTCATCAGGAGGATCGCCGCCGAACTCGCGTCCGACTACGACGTAACCGTCGTGACCGCAGGGAACCGGCGCCGGGTCGAGGTCCGCGACGGCATCGCCTACCACTTCCTGCCGGTGCTGTGGAGTGGGCCGCGCGCGGGCCAGTTGCTCTGGGCGCTGGCGCTCCCATTCGTCGCGATCTTCAGCGACTTCGACCTCTGGGTCGAGAGCTTCACGCCGCCGGTCTCGTCGAACTGCCTCCCGCTGGTTACCCGCCGTCCCGTCCTCGGCGTGGCCCAGGCTCTCTCCGGCCGAGCCATGGCCCAGCGTTACCGGACCAGCCTGCCGGTGAAGATCGAGCGCCGACTACTGACGACCTACCGCCACATCGTCGTGCTGAACGAGTCGGACGAGGCGCAGGTGCGACTGGCGAGCCCGAAGACCGGTGTCCACCTGATCCGCAACACCGTCGAGGTGCCGCGTGAATTGCCGGTACGCGGAACGCAGCTCCACCCGTACGGGCTCTTCCTCGGCCGGATCGATGTCTACCAGAAGGGCATCGATCTGCTCTTCGAGTCGTATCAGTTAGCTGGGGATGCCGCGTTTCCCCTGGTTATTGCCGGAGCTGGCGCCGCTTCGGAGAACCGCAAGCTTGAGCGCCTCCTCGCCAATGGGCCGCTCGGCATCCGGTGGGTGGGGCGGGTGGCGGGCGATGAGAAGGCGTCGCTGCTGCGCAACGCGGCCTACCTCGTCGTCTCCTCCCGTGAGGAGAGCTTCTGCCTGGCGGCGCTGGAGGCCATGTCCTACGGCGTACCGGTGATCCACTTCGACCTTCCGCAGCTGGCCTGGATTCCGAAGGGCTGCGGAATACGAGTCCCCAGCTTCGACGTCGAGGCTATGGCCGACTCCCTCAAGCAGCTCTCCGGCAGCGCCGTGCTGCGGGAGGAGTTGGGCGCCGAGGCCCGAGCCTTCGCCGTCGAGAGCAGCCGCGGCACAAGCGGCGCCTACCGACGGCTGGTGGCCGGCCTCCTCGCCGAGCCAAACACCGAGCGCCGCGAGTCGGCGGCGCGACCAGCACCGGTACGCCGGTGGAGCAGATAA
- a CDS encoding N-acetylglucosaminyl deacetylase, LmbE family: protein MRVSLACLVAGNDMNVTGPATEIVTAIAALAELDLMAASQPVGGRGRTGSQIEGMHLIVASAHLDDAFLSCAALMRELRRVMPVSVVTLFSEGGDLSTLSGRQFARQCAFSDVGTLYEARRAEDIAAARSLGVEAAHLNLVEALYRRKPVPANRALGLLSTVVPEFAAVYPTYRWHVSAGKVSGADDSTLRVAAEALRRYRTPGRVVVLCPLGIGGHVDHVLTRRAVEAAFAAEEIVYYADQPYALHGGAEDRTPPHVNAIEFRGDQALKAEALRSYGTQVAALFPQGIPELPELYLAAAP from the coding sequence GTGCGCGTTTCGCTCGCCTGCCTCGTTGCCGGCAATGATATGAACGTCACGGGGCCAGCTACTGAAATCGTCACGGCCATTGCCGCGCTCGCGGAACTCGATCTGATGGCGGCCAGTCAACCGGTCGGCGGCCGCGGGAGGACCGGCAGTCAGATTGAGGGAATGCACCTGATTGTGGCGTCGGCGCACCTTGATGATGCGTTCCTCTCCTGCGCCGCGCTGATGCGGGAGCTGCGCCGGGTGATGCCGGTATCCGTCGTCACACTCTTCTCTGAAGGTGGCGACCTCTCCACGCTCTCCGGTCGTCAATTCGCCAGACAATGCGCCTTCTCTGACGTCGGCACTCTCTACGAGGCCCGACGGGCCGAGGACATCGCCGCGGCACGTTCGCTCGGGGTGGAGGCAGCGCACCTGAACCTGGTCGAGGCGCTGTACCGCCGCAAGCCCGTCCCGGCCAACCGGGCGCTGGGCCTGCTATCGACCGTCGTACCCGAGTTTGCTGCCGTCTACCCGACCTACCGGTGGCACGTCAGCGCCGGCAAGGTCTCCGGCGCTGACGACTCCACGCTCCGAGTCGCCGCCGAAGCCCTGCGCCGCTACCGCACGCCGGGGCGGGTGGTTGTTCTCTGTCCGCTCGGCATCGGCGGCCACGTCGACCACGTCCTGACGCGCCGGGCGGTGGAGGCTGCCTTCGCGGCCGAGGAGATCGTCTACTACGCCGATCAGCCCTATGCGCTACACGGTGGCGCCGAAGATCGGACGCCACCCCATGTGAACGCCATCGAATTCCGGGGAGATCAGGCGCTGAAGGCGGAGGCGCTGCGCAGTTACGGTACCCAGGTCGCAGCCCTATTTCCCCAGGGAATTCCGGAACTTCCGGAGCTCTACTTGGCTGCGGCGCCGTGA
- a CDS encoding Glycosyltransferase involved in cell wall bisynthesis: protein MPEALLEEGSALHIEDAEFSLAIPDRSSAARRPRYALAASCQYRRRAYDLDLIIPALNEAQRIGKTVAAISQQLETSGFASRITVVDNGSVDATAAALDRLHLATPVRVMSCRTRGKGAAVRAGILQSTARYVGYCDADLSTPVGSIPDALTRLEAGAAVVIGSRRCAGAGYEVPQPFVRRVGSRVFNRASASLVGGLTDTQCGLKLMRGDLGREIFSQMQMEGFAFDVELIARLLRRDTDVHELPIRWSNDEASTFNVVSDGVRAFQDVFLVRRMLRKSHNYANR, encoded by the coding sequence ATGCCAGAAGCACTTCTGGAAGAGGGTTCAGCACTCCACATCGAGGACGCCGAATTCAGCCTCGCTATCCCGGATCGATCGTCCGCGGCGCGCCGACCCAGGTATGCCCTCGCCGCCTCTTGCCAATATCGGCGGCGGGCCTATGACCTCGATCTCATCATTCCCGCATTGAACGAAGCACAGCGAATTGGAAAGACGGTAGCGGCGATATCGCAGCAGCTGGAGACCTCCGGTTTCGCCTCCCGGATAACGGTGGTCGACAACGGCAGCGTGGACGCCACGGCGGCGGCTCTCGACCGACTGCACCTCGCGACTCCGGTACGAGTGATGAGCTGCCGCACCCGCGGCAAGGGCGCCGCCGTCCGGGCCGGCATCCTGCAGAGCACCGCCCGCTACGTCGGCTACTGCGATGCTGACCTCTCCACGCCGGTCGGATCGATTCCAGACGCGCTCACCCGGTTGGAGGCGGGCGCCGCGGTCGTCATCGGCTCGCGGCGCTGCGCCGGCGCCGGCTACGAGGTCCCCCAGCCATTCGTCCGCCGCGTGGGCAGCCGGGTCTTCAACCGGGCGTCAGCCTCGCTGGTCGGGGGCCTCACCGACACCCAGTGCGGCCTCAAGCTGATGCGCGGCGACCTCGGACGGGAGATCTTCTCCCAGATGCAGATGGAGGGGTTCGCCTTCGACGTGGAGCTCATCGCCCGCCTGCTCCGCCGTGACACGGACGTCCACGAGCTGCCGATCCGGTGGTCGAACGACGAAGCCTCCACCTTCAACGTCGTCTCCGATGGGGTACGGGCCTTTCAGGACGTCTTCCTGGTGCGGCGCATGCTGAGAAAGTCGCACAACTATGCCAACCGGTGA